A window of Apium graveolens cultivar Ventura chromosome 8, ASM990537v1, whole genome shotgun sequence contains these coding sequences:
- the LOC141680854 gene encoding uncharacterized protein LOC141680854, translating to MLRFDNHRVVDCVGRSGGVALLWKNNVKLCVTNHDRNFIDVEIMNANMTKWRLTGFYGFPERARRRESWNLLKWLANKSDLPWVVIGDFNDMISINDKKGRHDHPQALLDGFEWPDGLNPAFYQHFWHLFGKEVFLYCKKCLTDLAFPADLNDTIVVLISKRENANKMKDFRPIALCNVLYKVIAKVLANRLKKKERYGWGGCSETYDRVDWGFLMHQMKQLGFAEKWIAWMQLCVTTVAYSVNLNGNQVGPINPSRGLCQSDPLSPYLFLFCVEDDSFLFSSAKLEEVMEVKAILQKYELQSGQAINLQKLGRSKKIAFYFLKDRLWSKLQSWDAKSLSKAGKTVLLRIVAQSLPSYAMSCFLLPKSLCIELERMMNSYW from the exons ATGCTAAGGTTCGATAATCATAGGGTTGTAGATTGTGTTGGTAGAAGTGGAGGTGTGGCTCTTTTATGGAAAAACAATGTCAAGCTTTGTGTGACCAACCATGATCGTAATTTCATAGACGTGGAAATCATGAATGCTAATATGACCAAATGGAGACTGACAGGATTTTATGGATTTCCGGAACGTGCTCGAAGAAGGGAGTCATGGAACTTATTGAAGTGGTTAGCTAATAAATCTGATCTTCCTTGGGTGGTGATAGGtgattttaatgatatgataagTATAAACGATAAGAAAGGAAGGCATGATCACCCTCAGGCTTTGTTGGATGGGTTTGAAT GGCCAGATGGGCTAAATCCAGCATTCTATCAACACTTTTGGCACTTATTCGGGAAGGAGGTGTTTCTTTACTGCAAGAAATGCTTAACAGATTTAGCGTTCCCTGCGGACCTAAATGATACAATAGTTGTGTTAATTTCTAAAAGGGAGAATGCAAATAAGATGAAAGACTTTCGTCCAATAGCACTCTGTAATGTCCTTTACAAGGTGATAGCGAAGGTGTTAGCCAATCGTCTAAAGA aaaaagaaaggtATGGATGGGGTGGTTGCTCTGAAACTTATGATAGGGTAGATTGGGGTTTTTTGATGCATCAAATGAAGCAGCTAGGTTTTGCTGAAAAATGGATTGCCTGGATGCAGTTGTGTGTCACAACAGTGGCTTACTCTGTCAATTTAAACGGAAATCAAGTTGGTCCTATCAACCCTTCAAGGGGTCTTTGTCAAAGTGACCCTTTATCACCTTATCTGTTCTTATTTTGCGTAGAAG ATGATAGCTTTTTATTCAGTAGTGCAAAGCTAGAGGAGGTCATGGAGGTTAAGGCGATTCTTCAAAAGTATGAGTTACAATCTGGGCAAGCTATAAATCTACAGAAATTAG GTAGATCAAAGAAAATAGCGTTTTACTTTTTAAAAGATAGACTATGGAGCAAACTGCAGAGCTGGGATGCAAAGAGTCTCTCGAAGGCTGGCAAGACTGTGTTACTTCGTATAGTAGCTCAATCACTTCCATCGTATGCAATGTCCTGCTTCTTGTTACCAAAATCTTTATGTATTGAGCTTGAGAGGATGATGAACAGTTATTGGTAG